Proteins from one Gimesia maris genomic window:
- the leuC gene encoding 3-isopropylmalate dehydratase large subunit → MSNTKNLFDKVWDLHCVKTLESGQDQLLIGLHLIHEVTSPQAFEMLRDRGLKVLFPERTIATVDHIVPTQNQARPFADLLAEEMMSAIEKNCIEFGVTLLDVDDIRQGIVHVVGPEQGLTQPGMTIVCGDSHTSTHGAFGSIALGIGTSQVAHVLATQTMALGRPKVRQVVVNGELGPGVTAKDVTLYIIRKLGVQGGVGYAYEYAGEVFDRMSMEERMTVCNMSIEGGARCGYINPDQTTVDYLKGRPFAPQGAAFDKAAEWWLDLASGPDAQFDDVVEFDAADIEPTVTWGITPAQSVGVSENLAPISSYAPDEQTLIKEAFRYMELEENQPIKGQKIDVAFIGSCTNSRISDLREAAKVVEGRHVAEHVRALVVPGSQLVRKQAIEEGLDKIFSDAGFEWREAGCSMCLAMNPDKLVGNELCASSSNRNFKGRQGSPTGRTLLMSPTMVAAAAINGCVTDVRELLSPATV, encoded by the coding sequence ATGAGTAACACAAAAAATCTGTTCGATAAAGTCTGGGACTTACACTGCGTCAAAACTCTCGAATCCGGACAGGATCAGCTGCTGATCGGCTTACACCTGATCCATGAAGTCACCAGCCCGCAGGCATTTGAAATGCTGCGTGATCGGGGACTGAAAGTGCTGTTCCCCGAACGCACGATCGCCACCGTGGACCATATCGTCCCGACACAGAACCAGGCACGTCCCTTTGCAGACCTGCTGGCGGAAGAAATGATGTCCGCCATCGAAAAAAACTGCATTGAGTTTGGCGTCACGCTACTGGATGTTGATGATATCCGGCAGGGAATCGTACATGTTGTCGGCCCTGAGCAGGGGCTCACGCAGCCCGGCATGACGATTGTCTGTGGTGACAGTCACACCAGTACCCACGGTGCCTTCGGTTCGATTGCACTGGGAATCGGAACCAGCCAGGTTGCACACGTGCTGGCCACGCAGACCATGGCACTGGGACGCCCGAAAGTCCGCCAGGTCGTCGTGAATGGCGAACTCGGTCCGGGCGTGACCGCCAAAGACGTGACGCTGTACATCATCCGCAAACTGGGTGTCCAGGGAGGCGTGGGTTACGCTTACGAATATGCAGGTGAAGTTTTCGACCGCATGTCAATGGAAGAACGGATGACAGTCTGCAACATGAGCATCGAAGGGGGAGCCCGCTGCGGATACATCAACCCAGACCAGACAACTGTCGACTACTTGAAAGGCCGCCCGTTTGCCCCGCAGGGAGCCGCCTTTGACAAAGCTGCGGAATGGTGGCTCGACCTTGCTTCCGGTCCCGATGCACAATTCGACGATGTCGTGGAATTTGACGCCGCTGACATCGAACCCACGGTCACCTGGGGCATCACTCCGGCGCAATCAGTCGGCGTCTCAGAAAATCTGGCTCCGATTTCCAGCTATGCTCCCGATGAGCAGACACTGATCAAAGAAGCGTTCCGTTATATGGAACTGGAAGAAAACCAGCCGATTAAAGGCCAGAAAATCGATGTGGCCTTTATTGGTTCCTGTACGAATTCACGTATTTCTGACCTGCGTGAAGCAGCCAAAGTCGTCGAAGGGCGACATGTCGCCGAACATGTGCGGGCATTGGTTGTTCCGGGGTCACAGCTGGTCCGCAAACAGGCGATTGAAGAAGGCCTGGACAAAATCTTTTCCGATGCCGGTTTCGAATGGCGTGAAGCAGGCTGCTCAATGTGCCTGGCTATGAACCCCGATAAACTCGTTGGAAACGAATTGTGTGCTTCCTCCAGTAACCGGAATTTCAAGGGGCGTCAAGGCAGCCCCACCGGTCGTACCCTGTTAATGAGCCCGACCATGGTCGCTGCCGCTGCCATCAATGGCTGTGTCACTGATGTGCGGGAACTGCTCAGCCCGGCGACTGTCTGA
- the leuD gene encoding 3-isopropylmalate dehydratase small subunit, translating to MNKVENITGTGIPLLLDDIDTDRIIPARFLRCVTFEGLGEHAFEDDRIQDPEHPFDKPEYQDASILVGGRNFGCGSSREHAPQSLIRWGIQAIIAESYAEIFFGNCTSLGVPAVCTSRQTLEALDKAIKQNPKQEITVDLQTMKITCGDQQFDCTLPDNARSALISGTYDFLAQLLKSTSEIKERAADVPYFTSFA from the coding sequence ATGAATAAAGTAGAAAATATCACTGGAACGGGAATTCCTCTTTTACTGGACGATATCGACACGGACCGGATCATCCCGGCCCGTTTTTTACGTTGCGTCACATTCGAAGGCCTCGGCGAGCATGCGTTCGAAGACGACCGCATCCAGGACCCGGAACACCCCTTCGACAAACCTGAATACCAGGATGCGTCCATCCTGGTGGGTGGCCGTAATTTTGGGTGTGGTTCCTCTCGTGAACACGCACCGCAGTCGCTGATCCGCTGGGGCATCCAGGCAATCATAGCTGAATCTTACGCGGAAATCTTTTTCGGCAACTGTACTTCTCTCGGAGTGCCAGCCGTATGTACCAGTCGACAGACCCTCGAAGCATTAGACAAAGCCATTAAACAGAATCCGAAGCAGGAAATTACGGTTGATCTGCAAACCATGAAAATCACCTGTGGTGATCAGCAGTTTGACTGTACCCTGCCTGATAATGCACGCTCTGCCCTGATTTCAGGTACTTATGACTTTTTAGCTCAACTGCTGAAAAGTACTTCCGAAATCAAAGAACGGGCTGCTGACGTTCCTTACTTCACCTCATTTGCCTGA
- a CDS encoding FAD:protein FMN transferase, which yields MPENKTNSNRRDFLTGRILKQTIENVGNNLGDYLNQATEEFAAPSGGPTIRLSTRAMATEFAMVMNPGPSQQVMRASDALDLIHEYEQLMTVYRSTSEMSRVNATAAEGPVTMDARLFEILDQARQICLDTQGGFDPSSGPLISLWRECRLAGRLPTQQEIDACLQHTGIDQFLFDHDAKTIQYQSPENELNLGGIGKGYALDLAGQFLKSEEQENWLFYGGFSSILATGTHNKLPGWPVGIKNPLFTSQRLGTILLQDCAMSTSGSSVQHFRHQGQRYGHILDPRTGWPVSELLSVTVIAPDAALADALSTAFYVIGIEKALEYCENHTQVGTILIPPPAQGRKLSPVIRGIPNEFLFLDRDQLLSQ from the coding sequence ATGCCTGAGAATAAAACGAACAGTAATCGCCGCGATTTTCTGACAGGACGCATCCTGAAACAGACGATTGAGAATGTCGGCAACAACCTGGGCGACTATCTCAACCAGGCGACTGAAGAATTCGCTGCTCCTTCAGGTGGCCCTACAATTCGTCTAAGCACGCGGGCGATGGCCACTGAATTCGCCATGGTTATGAACCCGGGCCCCAGCCAGCAGGTCATGCGTGCCTCAGATGCACTCGATCTGATCCATGAGTACGAACAACTCATGACGGTCTACCGCAGCACCAGCGAGATGTCGCGGGTCAACGCCACAGCCGCGGAGGGACCTGTCACCATGGATGCCCGCCTGTTCGAGATTCTCGATCAGGCCCGTCAGATCTGCCTGGATACACAAGGGGGCTTTGATCCTTCCTCCGGACCACTCATCTCGTTGTGGCGTGAATGCAGACTGGCAGGACGTCTTCCCACACAGCAGGAAATTGACGCCTGCCTGCAGCATACCGGCATTGATCAGTTTCTGTTCGATCACGACGCGAAAACGATCCAGTACCAGTCTCCTGAAAATGAGCTGAATCTCGGAGGCATCGGCAAAGGTTATGCCCTGGATCTCGCGGGTCAGTTTCTGAAGTCAGAAGAGCAGGAAAACTGGCTGTTTTATGGTGGTTTCAGCAGTATTCTGGCCACAGGCACACACAATAAACTACCGGGCTGGCCTGTGGGCATCAAGAACCCGCTTTTCACCAGCCAGCGACTGGGCACCATTCTGCTGCAGGATTGTGCCATGTCGACCAGCGGTTCTTCAGTACAGCATTTTCGACATCAAGGGCAGCGATACGGTCATATTCTCGACCCGCGTACGGGCTGGCCGGTCTCGGAACTACTGTCTGTAACGGTTATTGCACCTGATGCAGCCCTGGCGGACGCCCTTTCCACTGCTTTTTACGTAATCGGCATCGAAAAGGCTCTGGAGTATTGCGAGAACCATACCCAGGTCGGTACGATTTTAATTCCCCCCCCTGCCCAAGGCAGAAAACTCAGCCCGGTCATTCGTGGAATTCCGAATGAGTTTCTGTTCCTGGATCGCGACCAATTGTTGTCACAATGA
- a CDS encoding DoxX family protein, with protein MQDLKRITGIAILFIVVLRLSIGWQLLYEGLWKIDTLSSNRPWTAAGYLNNAKGPFRDHFRNMTGDPNDLNWLDADKVKAKWLGWEQRFLNHYPNLTDAQKSRLHQMVSGSDYFAAELSALPPGVKFNGSLGEVIEYDPKRQRLIVNGEKHLTPAEKQRLQKMVPVKKGPNGKLTGGTALDREYFDAVEKVYARSSRLSYIEKMQASLRGNPELAGQIDVEQEGTIDGKRVGKIEQYKIALDRYEQRLAKADQDFKVDHLNKIWSEIQSMKASLVNPIRAMEDEMESEASKLLTPEQLAAGPVPLENTQIHRVNMMTIYSLTILGVLLLIGFGTRIAALASAGMLLSFYLVMPPWPGVPPVPGPEHSFIINKNLIEVLALLAIAALPTGTWFGIDGLVYRFFHSRKNKTNKTN; from the coding sequence GTGCAAGATTTAAAGAGAATCACAGGCATTGCGATCCTGTTCATCGTCGTATTACGTCTCAGTATAGGCTGGCAACTGCTTTACGAAGGCCTCTGGAAGATTGACACCCTCAGTTCCAATCGCCCCTGGACAGCCGCCGGTTACCTTAATAATGCCAAAGGACCGTTTCGGGATCATTTCCGCAACATGACTGGTGACCCGAATGACCTGAACTGGCTCGACGCAGACAAGGTCAAAGCCAAGTGGCTGGGTTGGGAACAGCGCTTCCTGAACCACTACCCCAACCTGACCGATGCCCAGAAATCCCGGCTGCACCAGATGGTGAGTGGCAGTGATTATTTCGCCGCTGAACTGAGTGCGCTGCCTCCCGGAGTCAAATTCAACGGCAGTCTCGGAGAAGTGATCGAGTATGACCCCAAACGCCAACGCCTGATTGTGAATGGGGAAAAACACCTCACACCAGCTGAAAAACAGCGGCTGCAGAAAATGGTACCCGTCAAAAAAGGTCCCAATGGCAAACTGACAGGCGGAACAGCTCTCGATCGTGAATACTTCGATGCTGTAGAAAAAGTCTATGCACGTTCTTCGCGACTCAGTTATATCGAGAAGATGCAGGCATCCCTGCGAGGCAATCCGGAACTGGCGGGACAGATTGACGTCGAACAGGAAGGCACCATCGACGGGAAACGCGTCGGAAAAATTGAACAGTATAAAATCGCCCTGGATCGCTATGAACAGCGACTCGCCAAAGCCGACCAGGATTTCAAGGTGGATCACCTCAATAAAATCTGGTCGGAAATCCAGAGCATGAAAGCAAGCCTGGTGAATCCCATTCGGGCCATGGAAGACGAAATGGAATCGGAAGCCAGCAAACTGCTTACGCCAGAACAACTGGCAGCAGGTCCGGTCCCCCTCGAAAATACGCAAATCCACCGCGTCAACATGATGACCATCTACAGTCTGACAATACTGGGAGTTCTGCTCCTGATCGGATTTGGTACCCGGATCGCAGCGCTTGCTTCAGCAGGAATGCTGCTTTCATTCTATCTGGTTATGCCTCCCTGGCCGGGAGTTCCTCCGGTCCCGGGACCTGAACACAGTTTTATTATTAATAAGAATCTGATTGAAGTACTGGCTCTACTGGCGATCGCCGCGTTACCCACGGGAACCTGGTTCGGCATTGATGGTCTGGTTTACCGTTTTTTCCATAGCCGAAAAAACAAGACAAACAAAACCAACTGA
- a CDS encoding Gfo/Idh/MocA family protein, producing the protein MNLTPEQEQIGKDNFNEAVAFTRRDFLTTAAAAGTGLGAAYFGYEELKGKPVKVGFIGTGDEGSVLITQHPPEYMEIVAIADLRPSNRKKAFHGHGNEHRVGLINKLGAEKASKIKQYDDHNKLIAAKNELGLEAVVIAVPLSQHAPIAMAALDAGLHVLSEKLMAHNITECKQLIKKAKEKNLLLAVGHQRHYSVLYDNANQLVKTGILGDIRHIRAQWHRNNSFPGRDSWRKNVPKEDQEALAQTVKEYGYDNMDELINWRLYNKTGGGLMAELGSHQLDACSIFLGKVHPLAVQGYGGKNFYGVKGIGSKDKQEDDREIDDHVYVTIEFPGPHYDPETNPRDICIVTYSSINTNRWEPYGETVLGSRGTLIMKTEKEALLFKEASPSTGGGGPDQRLWVIKSSDGSGPVLDAYETTAPSAAASDTTKAMGDEISRGYTEEMEHFCHCIRTDNHSEPKDGGLKCNGTVAMADAIMALTSNLAMKHKVRIEFKPEWFDPDNPATPEADFADKLA; encoded by the coding sequence ATGAATCTGACTCCCGAACAGGAACAAATCGGAAAAGATAACTTCAACGAAGCGGTTGCTTTTACCCGTCGTGACTTCCTCACGACGGCAGCGGCAGCGGGTACCGGATTAGGCGCTGCCTATTTTGGTTACGAAGAGCTCAAAGGCAAACCGGTCAAAGTCGGTTTCATCGGGACAGGTGATGAAGGCAGCGTGCTGATTACGCAGCATCCACCCGAATACATGGAAATCGTCGCCATAGCAGACCTGCGTCCTTCCAACCGCAAAAAAGCGTTTCACGGTCACGGCAATGAACACCGCGTCGGACTGATTAATAAGCTCGGTGCAGAAAAAGCATCCAAGATCAAACAGTACGATGATCATAATAAACTGATCGCCGCGAAAAATGAGCTGGGTCTGGAAGCAGTTGTGATTGCAGTCCCTCTCAGCCAGCATGCTCCCATCGCCATGGCAGCGCTCGACGCCGGGCTGCATGTGCTCTCTGAAAAACTGATGGCTCACAACATCACTGAATGCAAACAGCTCATCAAGAAAGCAAAAGAGAAAAACCTGCTGCTCGCTGTAGGGCATCAACGCCATTACAGCGTGCTGTATGACAATGCAAATCAACTTGTAAAAACCGGTATCCTCGGCGATATTCGACATATCCGCGCCCAGTGGCACCGCAATAACAGCTTCCCCGGCAGAGACAGCTGGCGGAAAAATGTTCCCAAAGAAGACCAAGAGGCGCTCGCCCAGACAGTCAAAGAGTATGGCTACGATAACATGGACGAACTTATCAACTGGCGCCTGTACAACAAAACGGGCGGTGGACTGATGGCCGAACTGGGAAGCCACCAGTTGGATGCCTGCAGCATCTTCCTGGGCAAAGTTCACCCATTGGCAGTACAGGGATATGGTGGCAAAAACTTCTACGGAGTCAAAGGAATCGGTTCCAAAGACAAACAGGAAGACGATCGAGAGATCGACGACCATGTGTATGTCACTATTGAATTCCCGGGACCACACTATGACCCCGAAACCAATCCCCGCGATATCTGTATCGTGACCTACTCCTCAATCAACACCAACCGCTGGGAACCGTACGGCGAAACCGTGCTCGGCAGTCGCGGCACCCTGATCATGAAGACAGAAAAAGAAGCTCTGCTCTTCAAGGAGGCCAGCCCCTCTACCGGTGGTGGTGGCCCCGACCAGCGTCTGTGGGTCATCAAATCCAGCGATGGAAGTGGACCGGTTCTGGATGCCTATGAAACGACTGCTCCCTCTGCAGCTGCTTCAGACACAACCAAAGCCATGGGAGATGAAATCAGCCGAGGATACACCGAAGAAATGGAACATTTCTGCCACTGTATCCGAACGGACAACCACAGCGAGCCTAAAGATGGCGGCCTGAAATGTAATGGAACCGTCGCGATGGCCGATGCCATCATGGCATTGACATCCAACCTGGCCATGAAACATAAGGTTCGCATTGAATTCAAGCCCGAATGGTTTGATCCCGATAATCCGGCCACACCCGAAGCAGATTTTGCTGACAAACTGGCCTGA
- a CDS encoding MFS transporter, with product MSEGRKAGLFLIFVTVFIDLLGFGIVLPLLPRYGEHFEAGGTTLGLLMASFSAMQFLFAPVWGRISDRVGRRPILILGLLGSTFFYGMFGFATSLGKTGMFLGIDALSWLFITRIGAGIAGATIPTAQAYIADITGPKERGKGMALIGAAFGIGFTFGPLIGAAFVSAETGATPSAAPGYVACVLSGMAALLSIFILPESLTKKTTDSLARRHHWFDITSFRHALTQPRIGLILLAIFLTTFAFAQFESTLSLLTQELGFAARSNFFIFAYIGFILTLSQGFLVRRLIPRLGEYRMGLFGIVLMVIGLLLIGVAGNSGSYTMLYAVLPISVIGFSATTPSLQSLLSLNTSDAEQGGILGVGQSISALARILGPLAGIILFKGTKGDLITGSITAPYWVGAGIMLLGLILMTILKSGSTDTESEPEISSPAET from the coding sequence GTGTCGGAAGGACGCAAGGCAGGCCTGTTTCTCATTTTCGTAACGGTCTTCATCGATCTGCTGGGATTTGGGATCGTATTACCGTTACTGCCTCGCTACGGCGAACATTTTGAAGCAGGTGGCACCACACTCGGACTGTTGATGGCATCCTTTTCTGCCATGCAGTTTCTGTTTGCTCCCGTCTGGGGACGGATTTCCGACCGTGTGGGACGCCGCCCGATCTTAATTCTGGGCCTGCTCGGATCCACCTTTTTTTACGGCATGTTCGGATTTGCAACTTCACTGGGCAAAACCGGTATGTTCCTGGGAATAGATGCCCTTTCCTGGTTATTCATCACCCGGATCGGTGCCGGAATCGCAGGCGCAACGATCCCCACCGCGCAGGCTTATATCGCAGACATCACCGGCCCGAAAGAACGCGGCAAGGGAATGGCACTGATTGGAGCTGCCTTCGGAATCGGGTTCACGTTCGGCCCCCTGATTGGTGCTGCCTTTGTTTCCGCAGAGACAGGTGCCACCCCCAGCGCAGCGCCAGGCTATGTCGCCTGTGTTCTCTCAGGAATGGCTGCCCTGCTCTCCATTTTCATTCTGCCTGAATCCCTGACGAAAAAAACAACCGATTCTCTCGCCAGACGTCATCACTGGTTCGATATCACCAGTTTTCGACATGCTTTGACACAACCGCGTATCGGACTGATTCTGCTGGCGATCTTTCTGACGACCTTCGCGTTTGCCCAGTTTGAATCCACGCTCTCCCTGCTGACTCAGGAACTCGGATTCGCTGCCCGCAGCAACTTTTTCATCTTTGCCTACATCGGTTTTATCTTAACACTCAGCCAGGGGTTTCTGGTCAGACGACTGATTCCCAGGCTGGGTGAATATCGCATGGGATTATTTGGAATCGTTCTGATGGTTATCGGCCTGCTGCTGATTGGCGTTGCCGGCAATTCCGGGTCCTACACAATGCTGTATGCCGTACTCCCGATTTCTGTGATTGGGTTTTCCGCGACAACCCCTTCCCTGCAGTCGCTGCTCTCACTGAATACTTCCGATGCAGAACAGGGTGGAATCCTCGGGGTCGGCCAGAGTATCTCTGCCCTCGCACGGATTCTCGGCCCCCTCGCAGGCATCATTCTGTTTAAGGGAACTAAAGGAGATCTGATCACAGGCAGCATTACTGCCCCCTACTGGGTAGGAGCCGGAATCATGCTGCTCGGCCTGATTCTGATGACCATCTTAAAATCTGGCTCGACTGATACGGAATCAGAGCCCGAAATCTCATCCCCGGCTGAAACTTAA
- a CDS encoding DUF1573 domain-containing protein yields the protein MRNNLFKSKWNRSILLALAVSPFITASFAHWSGSRVQESLAAEEKPALAFETYMVNTGMVKETTRVVGARFRFKNLSEHKVTVTELVPSCGCLKPRLEKKVYEPNETGEFQLKMETASESPGQKEYFVDFKYEDTQERSTRLTFKLELPTRRLVVKPKALVIYQFTPGRTIHPLTVSDYRGGQDFEIISVESTSKFAKVKLAERELDKGVTSQKLEVIVENLVPPGKHNGMIVIKTNDPDFPELYVPMIIQGPDRKTAQNLLPGSPNAN from the coding sequence ATGCGCAATAATCTCTTCAAATCAAAATGGAATCGCAGTATTCTGCTGGCATTAGCTGTTTCCCCTTTTATTACGGCCAGTTTCGCGCACTGGTCCGGTTCACGGGTTCAGGAGTCACTGGCTGCAGAAGAAAAACCGGCTCTGGCATTTGAAACCTACATGGTCAATACCGGCATGGTGAAAGAGACCACACGGGTTGTCGGCGCCCGTTTCCGTTTTAAAAACCTGAGTGAGCATAAGGTGACTGTCACGGAACTCGTCCCCAGTTGTGGATGCCTCAAACCACGCCTTGAGAAAAAAGTCTATGAGCCGAATGAAACGGGTGAATTCCAGTTGAAAATGGAAACCGCCAGTGAATCCCCTGGACAGAAAGAATACTTCGTTGACTTCAAATACGAAGACACGCAGGAACGCTCCACACGCCTGACATTCAAACTGGAATTGCCGACCCGCAGACTGGTCGTAAAACCCAAAGCACTGGTAATCTACCAATTCACACCCGGGAGAACTATCCATCCGCTGACCGTTTCCGACTACCGGGGCGGTCAGGATTTCGAAATCATCAGTGTCGAGAGCACTTCGAAATTTGCAAAAGTAAAACTGGCAGAACGGGAGCTGGATAAAGGGGTCACTTCACAGAAACTGGAAGTCATCGTCGAAAACCTGGTGCCCCCCGGAAAGCATAACGGGATGATCGTCATCAAAACCAATGACCCTGATTTCCCGGAACTCTATGTCCCAATGATCATCCAGGGGCCCGACCGGAAAACAGCCCAAAACCTGCTGCCAGGTTCACCTAACGCCAATTAA
- a CDS encoding tetratricopeptide repeat protein yields MHLTRINFSLIGNLTILLSLGIFTLSGCNTMHGVASNEMGNGYYQRGEYAKARESFTRAIADNPGNPDYVHNLAVVMEKEGNLAGAEQTYQNALRLDPSHQPSHHGLAELMISQGRQQEAVQHITAWRDTQPYIAESHLEMAWLLEQSGDINGAEQSLKAAANVDPNHPKVLAHLGQVYQQTGRSEEAIAMYEQSLYSEWYQPQVQSRIASIKKPYDTTSSQDRIVAKGWEHGPMGNGSLLRYRTRTANANYTHPLPTYMTGGTTSTVAMMNAGQMSQAGGFSEQVVTSQPMLVAPGMTGQPIQMGTPYMTASPEPVNVDPAHFPTEPATAGTPIIQPY; encoded by the coding sequence ATGCACTTGACCCGGATCAACTTTTCGTTAATCGGCAATCTGACCATTCTTCTTTCACTGGGAATCTTCACGCTTTCCGGCTGTAATACGATGCATGGTGTCGCCAGTAATGAAATGGGGAATGGTTACTACCAACGGGGCGAATATGCCAAAGCCCGTGAATCATTCACACGTGCGATTGCAGATAATCCCGGCAACCCTGACTACGTCCATAATCTGGCGGTCGTCATGGAGAAAGAAGGGAACCTGGCAGGTGCCGAACAGACTTACCAGAACGCACTGCGGCTCGACCCTTCTCACCAGCCGTCACACCACGGTCTGGCCGAGTTGATGATCAGTCAGGGACGCCAGCAGGAAGCCGTTCAACATATCACTGCCTGGCGGGATACTCAGCCCTACATTGCCGAATCACACCTGGAAATGGCCTGGCTGCTGGAACAGTCGGGGGATATCAATGGTGCAGAACAGTCCCTCAAAGCAGCAGCAAATGTAGACCCGAACCATCCCAAAGTGTTAGCTCACCTGGGACAGGTCTATCAGCAGACTGGACGCTCGGAAGAGGCAATCGCCATGTATGAGCAATCACTCTACTCAGAATGGTATCAGCCTCAGGTGCAATCCCGAATCGCTTCCATCAAAAAGCCTTATGACACAACCAGTTCACAGGATCGGATCGTAGCAAAGGGCTGGGAACACGGCCCCATGGGTAACGGAAGCCTCTTGCGTTACCGGACACGTACCGCAAATGCAAATTACACGCACCCCCTCCCCACTTATATGACAGGTGGTACGACAAGTACGGTCGCCATGATGAATGCAGGTCAGATGAGCCAGGCAGGCGGATTTTCCGAACAGGTTGTCACCTCGCAGCCGATGCTGGTTGCCCCGGGAATGACCGGACAGCCTATCCAGATGGGAACCCCCTACATGACTGCCTCTCCGGAACCAGTCAATGTTGATCCGGCTCATTTCCCGACCGAACCAGCCACAGCAGGCACGCCGATTATTCAACCCTACTAA
- a CDS encoding helix-turn-helix domain-containing protein gives MFAEVPGDPTQRHPQAYTTRKAVDQIRELHQQGASVREISEATGKSRMTVHRHLNQFNGSE, from the coding sequence GTGTTTGCCGAAGTTCCCGGTGATCCCACCCAGCGTCATCCGCAAGCCTATACAACCCGCAAAGCGGTCGACCAGATCCGGGAACTGCACCAGCAGGGTGCCTCTGTGCGTGAGATATCAGAAGCCACCGGGAAATCACGGATGACCGTTCATCGTCATTTGAATCAATTTAACGGGTCTGAATAG
- a CDS encoding DUF5131 family protein → MENSKIGWTDHTWNPWKACHKVSEGCQHCYIGRVLRRSGVANPFAGPIRTKQATWSNPQKWNRKTKNAGEVHKVFTCSLSDFFHPDADDWRPAAWDVIRSCDALDWLILTKRPEMIRDRLPADWGAGYPNVWLGVTVELQKNLKRVQTLSQIPALVRFVSAEPLLGPVRFEKAIAKLDWIITGCEQAHREKRTPMDFKWVRSIRDECDAAGVPLFHKQYYRGNQIETDGLIEGAVRQSYPQSCNVNFLSCSGK, encoded by the coding sequence ATGGAAAATTCAAAAATTGGCTGGACTGATCACACCTGGAATCCCTGGAAGGCATGTCACAAAGTCTCTGAAGGTTGCCAACACTGTTACATTGGGCGTGTGTTACGTCGCTCCGGAGTTGCCAATCCCTTTGCTGGACCGATTCGTACCAAACAGGCTACCTGGAGCAATCCTCAAAAATGGAATCGAAAGACTAAGAACGCGGGGGAAGTTCATAAAGTATTTACCTGTTCGCTTTCCGACTTTTTCCATCCGGATGCGGATGACTGGCGACCCGCGGCATGGGATGTCATTCGAAGCTGTGATGCTTTAGACTGGCTGATTCTGACGAAGCGTCCGGAAATGATCAGAGATCGATTGCCTGCTGACTGGGGAGCAGGTTACCCCAATGTGTGGTTAGGAGTAACGGTTGAACTGCAGAAGAATTTGAAGCGAGTTCAGACGCTTTCTCAAATACCTGCCCTGGTTCGATTTGTTTCTGCCGAGCCATTACTCGGTCCCGTCCGGTTTGAGAAAGCGATTGCAAAGCTGGACTGGATCATTACCGGATGTGAGCAGGCACATCGGGAGAAACGGACCCCGATGGACTTTAAATGGGTGCGTTCCATCAGAGATGAATGTGATGCCGCCGGTGTCCCGTTGTTTCATAAACAATATTACCGCGGAAACCAGATTGAGACCGATGGGCTGATTGAGGGAGCGGTCAGGCAGAGTTACCCGCAATCCTGTAATGTCAACTTCTTGAGTTGTTCCGGCAAGTAA